A genomic stretch from Arachis stenosperma cultivar V10309 chromosome 3, arast.V10309.gnm1.PFL2, whole genome shotgun sequence includes:
- the LOC130969455 gene encoding glutamate-1-semialdehyde 2,1-aminomutase, chloroplastic-like, which produces MRYCFGRLSQKILGRKGLRELRMGVIRLARAYTENEKIIKFEGCYHGHADPFLVKAGSRVATLGLLDSPGVPKGATYETLTAPFNDFSAVEKLFKDNKGEIAVVMLEPVVGNSGFIPPKCDFLSFLCKITKENNSLLIFDEVMTGFHLAYGGTQEYFGITPNLTTLGKIIGGGLPIGAYGGRRDIMEMVAPAGPMYQAGTLSGNPLAMTAGIETLKHIKEAGTYEYLDKITGEFVRGIVEAGKKAGHAICGGHISGMFGFFFTKGPVYNFAIFHPFFYACNKIGAQISFTST; this is translated from the coding sequence ATGAGGTACTGTTTTGGAAGGCTGAGTCAGAAGATATTAGGAAGAAAGGGTTTAAGGGAGTTGAGAATGGGTGTAATCCGTCTGGCTCGAGCTTATACCGAAAATGAGAAGATCATCAAATTTGAAGGATGTTATCATGGCCACGCAGATCCTTTTCTTGTTAAGGCAGGTAGTAGAGTTGCAACTTTAGGACTTCTTGACTCCCCTGGTGTCCCTAAAGGTGCTACTTATGAAACTCTTACAGCCCCCTTCAATGACTTCTCAGCTGTTGAGAAACTCTTTAAGGATAACAAGGGAGAGATAGCTGTAGTCATGCTCGAGCCTGTTGTTGGAAACTCTGGTTTCATTCCCCCTAAATGTGATTTTCTTAGTTTCCTATGCAAAATCACCAAAGAGAACAATTCCCTTCTAATCTTTGATGAGGTTATGACTGGATTCCATTTGGCATATGGTGGCACTCAAGAATATTTTGGCATAACTCCTAATTTAACAACACTAGGAAAGATCATTGGTGGGGGCCTGCCTATAGGAGCTTATGGAGGGAGGAGGGATATTATGGAGATGGTGGCACCTGCTGGACCGATGTACCAAGCCGGGACCTTGAGTGGGAACCCTTTGGCTATGACTGCAGGTATAGAGACTCTGAAGCACATTAAGGAGGCAGGAACTTATGAATATTTGGATAAAATTACAGGTGAGTTTGTTCGCGGCATTGTTGAAGCCGGGAAGAAGGCAGGCCATGCTATATGTGGTGGGCATATAAGTGGGATGTTCgggtttttcttcacaaaaggACCTGTTTACAATTTTGCTATCTTCCATCCATTTTTTTATGCATGTAATAAGATTGGAGCACAGATATCTTTCACATCGACATAA
- the LOC130969454 gene encoding sterol 3-beta-glucosyltransferase-like — MQDAICPLCERTLSFPSGDNSDAPASSLWDVGSVYFGPNHPMKPHRLCTTHHLVLSYELHKKMEIYRPHKAYPVELAQFHSADYVEFLHRITPDTQPLFSTELAKLFAVIWAVYCCASFAWIGQDILKLTKDYWLREGIIVKVMSKALAEKGYGVFLLQWSNMERYGEIKDVFLDGAKGEGKKDMEYFFHTWFSLIHQLQPLAVIFSDAGLDTRWVGNELGLGASTCWSIYNSTLTPIHGIYNDPRYAAEGDSAGHEWVPALCDVSIRPDMVKNKGFLPSGRSEIHKQRNQIKAIINSLLPACNSADPDTHVAFNADAIIANPPAYGHTHVAELLKVPLHIFFTMPWTPTYEFPHPLSRVKQQMAYRVHHEGARTTAAGLRAVCPTIIVPFFGDQPFWGEQVHARGVGRAPIPLDEFTLGKKECRRTCRCHET; from the exons ATGCAAGATGCCATCTGCCCTCTTTGTGAAAGGACCCTTTCCTTTCCCTCCGGTGACAATTCTGATGCCCCAGCTTCTTCCCTCT GGGATGTTGGTAGTGTTTACTTCGGGCCAAACCATCCGATGAAGCCTCACAGGCTATGCACGACTCACCATCTTGTTCTCTCATACGAACTTCACAAGAAGATGGAAATATAT CGCCCACATAAAGCATATCCTGTTGAGCTTGCCCAGTTTCATTCAGCTGACTATGTTGAGTTTTTGCATAGGATTACACCTGACACTCAGCCTTTGTTCTCCACAGAATTGGCAAAAT TGTTCGCTGTGATATGGGCAGTTTATTGTTGTGCTTCATTTGCTTGGATCGGTCAAGACATTCTT AAATTGACAAAAGACTATTGGTTGCGTGAGGGAATCATTGTTAAGGTTATGAGCAAGGCCTTGGCAGAGAAGGGGTATGGAGTATTTCTTTTACAATGGAGTAATATGGAGAGATATGGAGAGATAAAAGACGTATTTTTGGATGGTGCAAAAGGAGAAGGGAAGAAGGACATGGAGTATTTCTTTCACACTTGGTTCTCTCTCATTCACCAGCTTCAGCCCCTCGCCGTTATATTTTCTGATGCTGGTCTTGACACTAGGTGGGTTGGGAATGAACTTGGTCTTGGTGCCTCTACTTGTTGGTCTATTTACAACTCCACTCTCACTCCAATTCATGGCATTTACAATGATCCTCG ATATGCGGCTGAGGGAGATTCGGCTGGTCATGAGTGGGTACCTGCCCTCTGTGATGTCTCAATCAGACCTG ATATGGTCAAGAATAAAGGCTTCTTGCCATCGGGCCGCTCAGAAATTCATAAACAAAGAAATCAGATAAAGGCTATTATCAACTCTTTGCTTCCAGCTTGCAACAGTGCTGATCCAGATACTCATGTTGCATTTAACGCAGATGCAATAATTGCCAACCCTCCAGCATACG GGCATACTCATGTTGCTGAGTTACTAAAAGTTCCACTTCACATATTCTTTACAATGCCATGGAC GCCAACATATGAATTCCCTCATCCTCTTTCCCGCGTTAAGCAACAAATGGCATACAGA GTGCATCATGAGGGTGCTAGAACAACTGCTGCTGGTCTTAGAGCTGTT TGCCCAACAATAATTGTACCATTCTTTGGGGACCAGCCATTTTGGGGAGAGCAAGTGCATGCCAGAGGAGTAGGTCGGGCACCGATTCCACTGGATGAATTTACATTAG GTAAAAAGGAATGCCGAAGAACTTGCCGATGCCATGAAACATGA